The Acidobacteriota bacterium genome contains the following window.
GGGAACCCCCGAGACCGCCGAAAGAGGTTTCGAAGTATCTGACTCCCGTTTTCATAGCAGCATAGCAATTTGTAAGCCCCAGTCCGTATGTTTCGTGAAAATGGCAGGCGAACTCTGCCTGGCCCGACTTCGCTCCTTGATTCATTGCGGTATCGAACAAGCGCTCGACTTGCTGCGGGTGGGCATGACCGGACGTGTCCGCCAGGCTGATGTTCTTCAGTCCGGCATCAAGATACTGCTTTGCGATTTTGAGAACTGCTTCTTCATGAACAAGTCCTTCATAGCTGCAGCCAAAGGCGTTCTGGACCGATACCTGGACCTTCTTCCCTGCATCGAGTGCCCTTTTCGCCATGACGAGGATTCGTTTTAAAGCTTCCCCGGAACTCATCCCTGTGTTCTTTCTGCTGTAGGTGTCGCTTGCCGAAATTCCCATGCAGAAGAGCTCCACGCCGCAGGCCATCCCTCGCTCGAGTCCCCTCTCATTCAATACCAGACCGGATAGAACCACAGAGCCCTGCTTCGTTTCAGAATCCGGTTTCGTTTGTTGATCTGATATCAATCCGGGATCAATTGCTGTTCTTGAATTCTGCCTGATTTGCCATGCAAGATGCGCGAACAATCTGTCCGTATCTGCCATCTGCGGAACTTTCTCAGGATGAACGAACGAGCCGATCTGAATGATATCCACTCCTGATTCAATCAGATTCTGTATCCATTTCATCTTCAGTTCAGTAGGGACGATCGGCTTCTCTACCTGAAGCCCATCCCTCATGCCTACATCATGGATCACTATACTGGTATCGTTCTCATGCATTGATGTTTTCTCCTCGATGCTCACTGTATTGAAATATGTCTGCAGTGTCCTCTAGACAGCTGCTCTATAATTTAGAGGTGATGGCATCAGCCATTTCCAGCGTCGTGCTGCTTCCACCCATATCGTAGGTCCTGACCTTGTCTTCTCTTATTACGGCCGCGACAGCTTTCTCGATCTGATCACCCTTTTCCATTTCACCGAGCCAGTCCAGCATCATCTTGGCAGCCAGGATCGTGGCGATGGGATTGCCTTTGTATTGACCGGCATACTTCGGGGCCGAGCCATGTGTTGGCTCGAAGACGGCGAGCCTGTCTCCGATGTTTCCGGAACAAGCGAATCCAAGTCCGCCCACCAACTGCGCGCAGAGATCGGAGATGATGTCTCCGTAAAGATTCGGAGCCACCAGAACGTCATAGTTGAACGGATTCTTCAGAAGCCACATGCAAATGGCATCAATGTTGGCTTCGTCAAACAGGATCTCAGGATAGGACTTTGCCACATCTCTAGCTGCTTCTAGGAAGAGACCATCCGTTGCGCGGACGACATTAGCCTTGTGGACTATGGTCA
Protein-coding sequences here:
- a CDS encoding hydroxymethylglutaryl-CoA lyase → MHENDTSIVIHDVGMRDGLQVEKPIVPTELKMKWIQNLIESGVDIIQIGSFVHPEKVPQMADTDRLFAHLAWQIRQNSRTAIDPGLISDQQTKPDSETKQGSVVLSGLVLNERGLERGMACGVELFCMGISASDTYSRKNTGMSSGEALKRILVMAKRALDAGKKVQVSVQNAFGCSYEGLVHEEAVLKIAKQYLDAGLKNISLADTSGHAHPQQVERLFDTAMNQGAKSGQAEFACHFHETYGLGLTNCYAAMKTGVRYFETSFGGLGGSPFSARSSGNICTEDFIYFLQRMNLRLDVDLDRIIEITKDASQFLNRALPGFLHRIGRLPIQSAQES